The Herminiimonas arsenitoxidans genome window below encodes:
- the glyA gene encoding serine hydroxymethyltransferase, with product MFSKDQTLAKTDAELWSAIQKENNRQQEHIELIASENYTSPAVMEAQGTQLTNKYAEGYPGKRYYGGCEFVDIVEQLAIDRLKKLFGADAANVQPNSGSQANQGVFLAVLKPGDTIMGMSLAEGGHLTHGMALNMSGKWFNVVSYGLNEKEEIDYDAMERLAREHKPKLIIAGASAYALRIDFERFAKIAKEIGAYFMVDMAHYAGLIAAGEYPNPVPYADFVTSTTHKSLRGPRGGFILMKAEHEKIINSAIFPGLQGGPLMHVIAGKAVAFKEALEPEFKAYQQQVVKNADALAKALIARGLRIVSSRTESHVMLVDLRAKKITGKDAEALLGSAHITCNKNAIPNDPEKPFVTSGIRLGSPAMTTRGFKEAEATKVGNLIADVLDNPNDAATIERVKAEVKKLTAAFPVYG from the coding sequence ATGTTTTCAAAAGACCAGACCCTGGCAAAAACAGATGCAGAATTGTGGTCGGCCATCCAGAAGGAAAATAACCGTCAGCAAGAACATATCGAGCTGATCGCATCCGAGAACTACACATCGCCTGCGGTGATGGAAGCGCAAGGTACGCAACTGACCAACAAGTACGCCGAAGGTTATCCAGGCAAGCGTTACTACGGTGGTTGTGAATTTGTCGATATCGTTGAACAATTGGCGATCGATCGCTTGAAAAAATTGTTTGGCGCAGATGCTGCCAACGTACAGCCGAACTCCGGTTCGCAAGCTAACCAAGGCGTGTTCCTGGCTGTATTGAAACCAGGCGACACTATCATGGGTATGTCGTTGGCAGAAGGTGGTCACTTGACGCACGGCATGGCATTGAACATGTCCGGCAAGTGGTTCAACGTTGTCTCCTACGGTTTGAACGAAAAAGAAGAAATCGACTACGACGCGATGGAACGTCTGGCACGTGAACACAAGCCTAAGCTGATCATCGCTGGTGCATCGGCTTACGCATTGCGCATCGACTTCGAACGCTTCGCTAAAATCGCAAAAGAGATCGGTGCCTACTTCATGGTCGACATGGCGCACTACGCCGGTCTGATCGCTGCTGGCGAATATCCGAATCCAGTGCCATACGCAGATTTCGTCACATCGACCACGCATAAATCCTTGCGCGGCCCACGCGGCGGCTTCATTCTGATGAAGGCTGAACACGAAAAAATCATCAACTCGGCGATTTTCCCAGGCTTGCAAGGCGGCCCATTGATGCACGTGATCGCTGGTAAAGCAGTTGCGTTCAAAGAAGCGCTGGAGCCTGAATTCAAGGCGTATCAACAGCAAGTCGTGAAGAATGCGGACGCATTGGCCAAAGCACTGATCGCACGTGGTCTGCGCATCGTTTCCAGCCGTACCGAATCGCACGTGATGCTGGTTGATCTGCGCGCGAAGAAAATCACCGGTAAAGATGCAGAGGCCTTGCTCGGTTCCGCACACATCACTTGCAACAAGAACGCGATCCCTAACGATCCAGAAAAACCATTTGTCACTTCCGGTATCCGCCTCGGCAGCCCGGCGATGACCACACGTGGTTTCAAGGAAGCGGAAGCAACCAAGGTCGGCAATCTGATCGCCGACGTATTGGATAATCCAAACGATGCAGCAACCATCGAACGCGTGAAAGCAGAAGTCAAAAAATTGACCGCAGCCTTTCCAGTCTACGGTTGA
- a CDS encoding DUF6572 domain-containing protein has translation MTVEQAELIDLISLDHVSGSCKLSILDHLIWDDDHLVKLQLKINNYLQLIESGEIYILYPAVRGQDFLIDIQCIYAPNAIARAFLERAQNILIDAGYAMHFGPLGSAYADDVPDD, from the coding sequence ATGACAGTCGAGCAAGCTGAGTTGATCGATCTGATCAGCTTGGATCATGTGTCAGGTTCGTGTAAGTTAAGCATCCTTGATCACCTGATATGGGATGACGATCATCTCGTCAAACTTCAATTAAAAATAAATAACTATTTGCAATTGATAGAAAGCGGCGAGATTTATATCTTGTATCCCGCTGTGCGTGGACAGGATTTTCTTATTGATATCCAGTGCATCTACGCGCCGAACGCCATAGCCCGCGCCTTTCTGGAGCGAGCGCAAAACATATTGATAGATGCAGGTTATGCAATGCATTTCGGCCCACTCGGTTCTGCCTATGCGGACGATGTGCCCGATGATTGA
- a CDS encoding CysB family HTH-type transcriptional regulator translates to MNLHQLRFVREAVRQNYNLTEAAKALFTSQPGVSKAIIELEEELGVDIFSRHGKRIRGLTEPGRAVLKSVELIMQEIDGLKRIGNEFAAHDSGSFTIATTHTQARYSLPKVVQAFTQKFPKVRLSLLQGNPKQVADMVLMGQADLAIATESIASIDGLISLPCYQWEHQVVVPLDHPLLKSKSITLEEISAYPLITYDSAFAGRNKIDHAFSLRNLKPDVLLEAIDADVIKTYVELGMGIGIIAGMAFDPERDKNLRAIPVGHLFGTNVSRVALKQGAYLRSYVFTFIELLTPTLNRKLVEQVLSGEKDMYEL, encoded by the coding sequence ATGAATCTCCATCAACTTCGCTTCGTTCGGGAAGCGGTGCGACAGAACTATAATTTGACGGAAGCGGCCAAGGCGCTGTTTACCTCGCAGCCGGGTGTTTCCAAAGCAATTATTGAGTTGGAAGAAGAGTTGGGCGTGGATATTTTTTCGCGTCACGGCAAGCGGATACGCGGCCTGACCGAGCCGGGGCGGGCAGTGTTGAAGTCGGTTGAGCTGATCATGCAGGAAATTGACGGCCTCAAGCGCATAGGCAATGAATTCGCCGCACATGACAGCGGTAGCTTTACAATTGCGACTACGCACACGCAAGCGCGCTATTCCTTGCCTAAGGTGGTGCAGGCCTTTACACAGAAATTCCCAAAAGTAAGATTGTCTTTATTGCAAGGCAATCCGAAGCAAGTGGCGGATATGGTCTTGATGGGTCAGGCCGATCTGGCGATAGCGACGGAATCGATCGCCAGTATAGATGGTTTGATTTCATTGCCGTGTTACCAATGGGAACATCAAGTAGTGGTGCCGCTGGATCATCCATTGCTGAAGTCCAAATCAATCACGCTGGAAGAAATCAGCGCTTATCCGCTGATTACCTACGATAGTGCGTTTGCCGGTCGTAACAAGATTGATCATGCTTTCAGCCTGCGGAATCTCAAGCCGGATGTGTTGTTGGAAGCAATCGATGCCGATGTCATTAAAACCTATGTCGAACTGGGCATGGGCATAGGCATCATCGCGGGAATGGCTTTTGATCCTGAGCGCGACAAGAATTTGCGTGCGATCCCTGTCGGTCATTTATTTGGCACCAATGTATCGCGCGTGGCTTTGAAGCAAGGCGCTTATTTGCGCAGCTATGTATTTACGTTCATCGAATTATTGACGCCTACGCTCAATCGCAAACTGGTTGAGCAAGTATTAAGCGGCGAAAAAGATATGTATGAACTATAA
- the xth gene encoding exodeoxyribonuclease III, translating into MKIATWNVNSLKVRLPQVLQWLTDNPVDVLCLQETKTVDEKFPAAEIEAAGYHVVFSGQKTYNGVAILSRHPITDVVKNNPLFEDEQQRIIAGTIEGIRIVCAYIPNGQSPESDKYQYKLKWLSALHEWLAQEQKQHENLALLGDYNIAPEDRDVHDPAAWVGQILVSEPERAAFVRLQEMGFTDAFRMFEQPEKLFSWWDYRQMGFRLNRGMRIDHILLSPSLAKRCTACVIDKVPRKWEQPSDHTPVIATLD; encoded by the coding sequence ATGAAAATAGCTACCTGGAACGTTAATTCCCTCAAAGTCCGCCTGCCGCAAGTGTTGCAATGGCTGACCGACAATCCAGTCGATGTGCTCTGTCTGCAAGAAACAAAAACTGTCGATGAGAAATTCCCTGCTGCGGAAATCGAAGCCGCCGGCTATCACGTCGTCTTCAGCGGCCAAAAAACCTATAACGGCGTCGCCATCCTGTCACGTCACCCGATTACAGATGTCGTCAAAAACAATCCCCTGTTTGAAGATGAACAGCAGCGCATCATCGCCGGCACCATCGAAGGTATCCGCATCGTGTGCGCCTACATCCCGAACGGTCAATCGCCGGAATCGGATAAGTATCAATACAAATTGAAGTGGTTGAGTGCCCTGCACGAATGGCTGGCGCAAGAACAAAAGCAGCATGAAAACCTGGCCTTGCTGGGTGACTACAACATCGCACCGGAAGATCGCGACGTACACGATCCGGCGGCATGGGTAGGTCAGATACTGGTGTCGGAGCCGGAACGTGCTGCTTTCGTCCGATTGCAAGAGATGGGATTCACCGATGCATTCCGCATGTTTGAACAGCCGGAAAAATTGTTTAGCTGGTGGGATTATCGCCAAATGGGCTTCCGCCTGAATCGCGGCATGCGCATCGATCACATCCTGTTGTCGCCGTCATTGGCAAAGCGGTGTACTGCCTGTGTGATCGACAAGGTGCCGCGTAAATGGGAGCAGCCATCCGATCACACACCGGTGATTGCAACGCTGGATTAA
- a CDS encoding class I SAM-dependent methyltransferase, whose protein sequence is MIKPVNTDMAEYYAVRNNFDEEDIENPDGADALDDIMENLRKFMTDQHVLELACGDGYWTDELAEYAASVLATDINPTLIEQAKERELPEEIVQFAVADALDPQVEGEFNACFAGFWWSHVKRQDQVEVIGRIRKIIGQDGLLVLVDNSHVETEKTVIARTDLEGNTYQIHTLPNGERYEILKNYYTNSTLRKRLGPLLKDMRVHHSEHYWMLTARLR, encoded by the coding sequence ATGATAAAACCGGTAAACACCGATATGGCCGAGTACTATGCGGTCCGTAACAATTTCGACGAAGAAGATATTGAAAATCCGGATGGCGCAGATGCGCTCGACGACATCATGGAGAACCTGCGCAAGTTCATGACGGATCAGCATGTGCTGGAACTTGCATGCGGCGACGGTTACTGGACGGACGAGCTTGCAGAATATGCGGCATCGGTGCTGGCAACGGATATCAATCCGACGCTGATCGAGCAGGCCAAAGAACGAGAGTTGCCGGAAGAGATCGTACAGTTCGCCGTTGCTGATGCGCTGGATCCGCAAGTCGAAGGTGAGTTCAACGCTTGCTTTGCCGGCTTCTGGTGGTCGCATGTTAAACGTCAGGATCAGGTTGAAGTGATCGGGCGTATCCGCAAGATCATTGGTCAGGACGGCTTATTGGTGCTGGTTGATAACTCGCACGTAGAAACCGAAAAAACCGTGATCGCGCGTACTGATCTGGAAGGCAATACTTACCAGATTCATACTTTGCCTAACGGTGAGCGTTACGAAATTCTGAAGAATTACTACACCAACAGCACCTTGCGCAAACGTCTTGGACCTTTGTTAAAAGATATGCGCGTTCATCATTCTGAACACTACTGGATGCTGACGGCGCGTTTGCGATGA
- a CDS encoding Bug family tripartite tricarboxylate transporter substrate binding protein: MRQISRGSKLLLCAFAAASFSASALAQSWPNSTVTVVVPWPPGGPSDIAARPVAKRLTEDLGHPFVIDNRGGGGGNIGSAAVARAPADGNTLLITSSAPIVINPSLYKKMTFDPSKDLVPITNLLRVPLVLVANPNVPAKDLKELIAYIKTQPQFSYASAGSGTPQHMTGELFKSVTKLDITHVPYKGSAPAISDLLGGHVPVMFDSMIAIMPHIKSGKVKAIAVSGAQRSPQLPDVPTFAEAGYPAVVSYAWYGFFAPAGTPKAIVNKINAETLKIMKEPAFKKILADTGSDYVGDTPENFAAFVKEESVKWAKVVKESGATVD, translated from the coding sequence ATGAGACAAATATCCCGCGGCAGCAAATTACTTCTTTGCGCATTCGCAGCAGCAAGTTTTTCTGCAAGCGCTCTGGCCCAAAGCTGGCCGAACTCGACAGTAACCGTTGTCGTTCCATGGCCACCAGGTGGTCCATCCGATATCGCTGCACGTCCTGTTGCTAAACGTTTGACCGAAGATCTCGGCCATCCTTTTGTTATTGATAATCGCGGCGGTGGCGGCGGTAACATCGGTAGCGCGGCAGTTGCACGTGCTCCAGCAGATGGCAACACTTTGCTGATTACTTCCAGCGCACCGATTGTGATCAATCCTAGCCTGTACAAAAAAATGACTTTCGATCCGAGCAAAGATTTGGTGCCTATCACCAATCTGTTGCGCGTACCGTTGGTACTGGTTGCGAACCCTAACGTTCCAGCCAAGGACTTGAAAGAACTGATCGCTTACATCAAGACTCAGCCACAGTTCTCCTACGCATCTGCTGGTTCAGGTACACCACAGCACATGACTGGTGAATTGTTCAAGAGCGTGACCAAGCTGGATATCACACACGTTCCTTACAAAGGTTCAGCTCCTGCGATTTCCGATTTGCTGGGCGGTCATGTACCTGTGATGTTTGACAGCATGATTGCGATCATGCCGCACATCAAGAGCGGCAAGGTAAAAGCGATTGCAGTATCGGGCGCACAACGTTCACCACAATTGCCTGACGTGCCAACTTTTGCTGAAGCTGGTTACCCAGCAGTAGTTTCCTATGCTTGGTACGGTTTCTTCGCACCAGCAGGCACACCAAAAGCAATCGTCAACAAGATCAATGCTGAAACTCTGAAAATCATGAAAGAGCCAGCATTCAAAAAAATCTTGGCTGATACCGGCTCTGACTATGTTGGCGATACCCCAGAAAACTTCGCTGCCTTCGTAAAAGAAGAGTCAGTGAAATGGGCGAAAGTCGTGAAAGAAAGTGGCGCGACTGTAGACTGA
- the nrdR gene encoding transcriptional regulator NrdR gives MKCPFCQHDDTQVLDTRVSEEGDSIRRRRRCVNCDKRFTTYERIELAMPVIVKKNGSRTDYDPKKLQGSLQLALRKRPVSAEAVDAAIHRIEQKLLSSGEREVLSGQIGELVMRELQRLDKIAYIRFASVYKSFEDVAEFQDAIAEVGRERKPPAK, from the coding sequence ATGAAATGTCCTTTTTGCCAGCATGACGATACCCAGGTTCTCGATACACGCGTTTCGGAAGAGGGCGACAGCATACGTCGTCGTCGTCGCTGCGTGAATTGCGATAAGCGTTTTACGACTTACGAGCGCATCGAATTAGCGATGCCGGTGATCGTGAAGAAGAACGGCAGTCGCACCGACTACGATCCCAAGAAGCTGCAAGGTAGCTTGCAACTTGCCTTGCGCAAGCGTCCTGTCTCGGCTGAGGCAGTTGATGCGGCGATTCATCGTATAGAACAAAAGCTGCTTTCCAGCGGCGAACGCGAAGTGCTTTCTGGTCAGATCGGTGAGTTGGTCATGCGCGAGTTGCAACGCCTCGACAAGATTGCCTACATTCGTTTTGCCTCGGTCTATAAGAGTTTTGAAGACGTGGCCGAATTCCAGGACGCGATTGCCGAAGTGGGGCGTGAGCGCAAACCTCCAGCCAAATAA
- a CDS encoding sulfite exporter TauE/SafE family protein produces MSVTYIVSGFAVGLLVGLTGVGGGSLMTPLLTLLFGVSPTVAVGTDLAFASTTKIAGTFAHRYKGNVHWNIVKQLCIGALPAAVLTTLVLKYLGGLDKEIGQVIRYSIAGSVMLTVIALIFRTRLQNWMSAHPNRQFHGKKLVTATIVSGAILGTLVTISSIGAGAIGATILVLLYPRLTPAEIAGTDIAYAVPLTAIAALGHWWLGSIHWELLAMLLLGSVPGITLGSLASRAIPEKVLRVLLATTLTTVAFKLVY; encoded by the coding sequence ATGTCCGTTACTTATATTGTTTCAGGTTTTGCTGTCGGATTGCTGGTCGGTTTGACCGGTGTCGGCGGCGGCTCCCTGATGACACCGCTACTCACCCTGCTGTTTGGCGTATCGCCTACGGTAGCTGTCGGCACGGACCTCGCCTTCGCTTCCACTACCAAGATCGCCGGCACCTTTGCCCACCGTTACAAAGGCAATGTGCACTGGAATATCGTCAAGCAACTGTGCATAGGCGCCTTGCCTGCTGCCGTGCTGACCACACTCGTATTGAAGTACCTGGGCGGCCTGGACAAGGAAATCGGCCAAGTCATCCGTTATTCGATCGCTGGCTCGGTCATGTTGACCGTGATTGCCCTGATTTTCCGTACCCGCCTGCAAAACTGGATGAGCGCTCATCCTAACCGTCAATTCCATGGCAAAAAACTGGTCACAGCGACCATAGTTTCGGGTGCAATTCTTGGCACATTGGTTACAATCTCATCTATTGGTGCCGGTGCAATCGGCGCCACCATACTGGTTCTGCTCTATCCACGCCTGACACCGGCTGAAATTGCCGGTACCGACATAGCCTACGCAGTGCCTTTGACCGCGATTGCGGCGCTCGGCCACTGGTGGCTCGGATCGATCCATTGGGAATTGCTAGCCATGTTGTTGCTCGGCTCCGTGCCTGGCATCACATTGGGATCACTGGCATCGCGAGCCATACCGGAAAAAGTATTGCGCGTTCTGTTGGCCACCACGCTGACGACCGTTGCCTTTAAGTTAGTTTACTAA
- a CDS encoding VOC family protein, protein MKFAYTIIYVPDVAASLQFFEQAFGFSRRFLHESGTYGELETGATTLAFASHDLAEMNYSTGHIAAHTSPKPLGIEIAFTTDDVQAAHAKALSIGATELSPPTAKPWGQIVSYVRCPDGSLVELCTPIVS, encoded by the coding sequence ATGAAATTCGCCTACACCATCATTTATGTTCCGGATGTAGCTGCATCCTTGCAATTCTTTGAGCAGGCATTCGGATTCTCGCGACGCTTTCTGCATGAGTCCGGCACCTATGGTGAGCTGGAAACCGGCGCGACGACGCTAGCATTCGCATCGCACGACCTCGCTGAGATGAATTATTCAACAGGGCATATTGCTGCCCACACTTCACCCAAACCACTCGGTATTGAAATCGCCTTCACAACAGACGACGTACAAGCCGCGCATGCAAAAGCTTTGTCTATCGGTGCTACAGAACTGTCACCACCGACGGCCAAGCCGTGGGGGCAAATCGTTTCCTACGTGCGTTGTCCTGACGGCTCCTTGGTAGAGCTGTGCACGCCGATTGTCTCTTGA
- a CDS encoding DUF1801 domain-containing protein — protein MSDARVEQLLSDFRLVNPDRYDLVQAVRKTIYATVAHASERVMYGGFMFAAPKDFCGVFAYAEHVSIEFGRGCDLQDDWRVLEGKGKLRRHIKIHALDEIKSKHLATYIAQACTNVND, from the coding sequence ATGAGTGACGCCAGAGTCGAGCAACTGCTGAGCGATTTTCGCCTCGTTAATCCGGATCGATACGATTTGGTGCAGGCAGTTCGCAAGACGATTTATGCGACGGTAGCGCATGCTTCAGAGCGTGTGATGTATGGCGGTTTTATGTTCGCAGCGCCGAAAGACTTCTGTGGTGTCTTTGCCTACGCTGAACATGTATCCATCGAGTTTGGACGTGGTTGTGATTTGCAGGATGATTGGCGTGTTCTGGAAGGTAAGGGCAAGTTGCGTCGCCATATCAAGATACATGCTTTGGATGAAATCAAGAGCAAGCATCTTGCTACTTACATCGCGCAAGCATGTACGAATGTGAATGATTAA
- a CDS encoding arsinothricin resistance N-acetyltransferase ArsN1 family B, whose translation MSDSIRLATAQDAAAICQIYNPYILNTVISFETEAVSVEEMAQRIEDVSAEFPWLVYEEQGRILGYAYAGKWRIRKAYQHSVESSVYIAEDSGGKGIGTLLYQRLIAELSKQSIHAVFGGIALPNPGSVALHEKLGFVKVGHLPEVGRKFDQWVDVGYWQLIL comes from the coding sequence ATGTCCGATTCAATTCGTTTGGCGACTGCACAAGATGCCGCTGCTATTTGCCAGATCTACAATCCTTACATCCTCAATACGGTCATTAGCTTTGAAACGGAAGCCGTCAGTGTCGAAGAGATGGCGCAGCGCATAGAAGACGTTTCAGCGGAATTTCCATGGCTGGTATATGAAGAGCAGGGACGCATACTCGGTTACGCCTATGCGGGTAAATGGAGAATCAGAAAGGCTTATCAGCATTCGGTAGAAAGCTCGGTCTATATTGCGGAAGACAGCGGCGGCAAAGGAATCGGTACCTTGTTGTACCAAAGATTGATTGCTGAATTATCCAAGCAGTCGATACACGCCGTATTCGGAGGCATAGCATTGCCCAATCCTGGCAGCGTTGCCTTGCATGAAAAACTGGGCTTTGTGAAGGTCGGACATTTGCCGGAGGTCGGCAGAAAGTTCGATCAATGGGTAGATGTCGGTTACTGGCAACTTATTCTGTAA
- a CDS encoding nitrite/sulfite reductase, producing the protein MYRYDQYDHQIVKERIAQYRDQVRRRLSDELAEDEFRILRLQNGLYMQRHAYMLRVAVPYGLLSSAQMRMFGHIARKYDRGYGHFTTRQNIQFNWINLEETPDILTELASVEMHAIQTSGNCIRNTTSDELAGVAADEIVDPRPYAEIIREWSTFHPEFAYLPRKFKIAISGAKEDRAATAVHDIGLHVIKNEQGEIGFRVMVGGGMGRTPILGSEICAFLPWQHVMTYLEAILRVYNQYGRRDNIYKARIKILVKAIGIEEYRRQVEVEWQDIKDGPGTVTVEELNRVAAFFTAPAYETLSADNADFEAKKAEDKAFKNWLTRNVKAHKVAGYAAVVLSVKKTGVPPGDATAEQLDFMADLADRYSFGELRVTHEQNVVLSDVKLSDLYTVWQEAKAQGLATPNIGLLTDMICCPGGDFCSLANAKSIPIAEAIAERFDNLDFQHDIGDIELNISGCINACGHHHVGNIGILGVDKDGSEWYQVSIGGAQGNTSSIGKIIGPSFSAHQMPTVIERLLEVYVRDRIEDERFIDTTRRIGVTPFKEHVYATPIKVAHAAGEDAYA; encoded by the coding sequence ATGTATCGCTACGATCAATACGACCATCAAATCGTCAAAGAACGCATCGCGCAATACCGCGATCAAGTCCGTCGTCGCCTCTCCGACGAATTGGCAGAGGACGAATTCCGTATCCTGCGCCTGCAAAACGGCTTGTACATGCAACGCCATGCCTACATGCTGCGTGTCGCAGTGCCTTACGGCCTGCTGTCATCGGCACAAATGCGCATGTTTGGCCATATCGCCCGCAAGTATGACCGCGGCTATGGCCATTTCACGACGCGTCAGAATATCCAGTTCAACTGGATCAATCTGGAAGAAACACCGGACATCCTGACCGAACTGGCTTCAGTCGAAATGCACGCGATTCAAACTTCCGGCAACTGCATCCGCAACACGACTTCAGACGAATTGGCTGGCGTAGCCGCCGATGAAATCGTCGATCCACGTCCGTATGCAGAAATCATCCGTGAATGGAGCACCTTCCATCCGGAATTCGCTTACCTGCCACGTAAATTCAAGATCGCGATCAGCGGCGCCAAAGAAGATCGCGCTGCGACTGCCGTGCATGACATCGGCTTGCATGTGATCAAGAATGAACAGGGCGAAATCGGTTTCCGCGTGATGGTAGGCGGCGGTATGGGTCGTACGCCTATCCTCGGCAGCGAGATCTGCGCATTCCTGCCGTGGCAACACGTAATGACTTATCTGGAAGCGATCCTGCGCGTCTACAACCAATACGGTCGTCGCGACAACATCTACAAAGCGCGTATCAAGATTCTGGTCAAAGCGATCGGCATCGAAGAATATCGCCGTCAAGTCGAAGTCGAATGGCAAGACATCAAAGATGGTCCAGGAACCGTCACTGTAGAAGAGTTGAATCGCGTCGCTGCATTTTTCACTGCGCCAGCGTACGAAACGCTATCTGCAGATAACGCAGATTTCGAAGCGAAAAAAGCGGAAGACAAAGCATTCAAAAACTGGCTGACACGCAACGTCAAGGCACACAAGGTTGCAGGCTATGCAGCCGTGGTCTTGTCCGTCAAGAAAACCGGCGTGCCTCCAGGCGATGCGACTGCTGAACAACTGGACTTCATGGCTGATCTGGCGGATCGCTACAGCTTCGGCGAACTGCGCGTCACGCATGAACAAAACGTCGTGCTGTCCGACGTCAAATTGTCCGATCTGTACACAGTCTGGCAAGAAGCCAAAGCACAGGGATTGGCAACGCCGAATATCGGTTTGCTGACCGACATGATTTGCTGCCCAGGTGGCGACTTCTGCTCGCTGGCGAATGCCAAATCGATTCCGATTGCAGAAGCGATTGCCGAGCGTTTCGACAACCTCGACTTCCAGCATGACATCGGCGATATCGAATTGAATATCTCCGGCTGTATCAATGCCTGCGGTCATCATCACGTCGGCAACATCGGCATTCTCGGTGTCGATAAGGATGGCTCGGAGTGGTATCAGGTGTCGATCGGTGGCGCGCAAGGCAATACCAGCTCGATCGGCAAAATCATCGGCCCATCGTTCTCGGCGCATCAAATGCCGACCGTGATAGAACGCTTGCTCGAAGTGTATGTACGTGACCGTATCGAAGATGAACGCTTCATCGATACCACACGTCGTATCGGCGTTACGCCATTCAAGGAACATGTGTACGCAACGCCTATCAAGGTTGCGCACGCCGCAGGAGAAGATGCATATGCTTAA
- the pilV gene encoding type IV pilus modification protein PilV, producing MASTEHGFSLIEVLISVFVLAVGVIGAAGMQLTALRTTQQSVFQTKALHLATEMADKMRANVTQMQLDDAINPYLRVDYQSSSITTSHQSTHHCYGTDTHCDAGQLASFDIERWLRRIDKELPGGRVRICRDAEPWNTANLHFNWDCVAANGMASIASLVIKIGWPDKNHDGRSTGESSKQFTPTIVLTVAPYAK from the coding sequence ATGGCATCGACGGAACATGGATTTTCACTGATTGAAGTATTGATCTCGGTTTTTGTCTTGGCAGTTGGTGTGATCGGTGCGGCCGGTATGCAACTGACCGCTTTGCGGACGACGCAACAATCTGTATTTCAAACCAAAGCATTGCATCTTGCGACGGAAATGGCAGACAAGATGCGCGCCAATGTCACCCAGATGCAACTTGACGATGCGATCAATCCATATTTGCGCGTCGACTATCAATCATCTTCAATCACAACATCTCATCAATCTACCCATCATTGCTACGGTACCGATACGCATTGTGATGCCGGACAGCTAGCCAGTTTTGATATCGAGCGATGGTTGCGGCGTATCGATAAGGAATTGCCTGGTGGACGCGTACGTATTTGTCGAGATGCCGAGCCATGGAATACGGCAAACCTCCATTTCAATTGGGATTGCGTAGCGGCGAACGGGATGGCATCGATTGCATCATTGGTAATCAAAATCGGTTGGCCGGATAAAAATCATGATGGCAGGTCGACTGGCGAGAGCAGCAAACAATTTACGCCAACTATAGTGCTGACTGTTGCACCGTATGCCAAATGA